The Methanomethylovorans hollandica DSM 15978 genome includes a region encoding these proteins:
- the lon gene encoding endopeptidase La → MYSQQPSNNKESIVIPLFEMVIYPHSRTKFLIEKTLGEKLLTEMNNGEPVHAIGLTVKSDKRPPDISEDDLYRTGILFHITSLQPADEEYLIHVKSLQRVETSSLYLKDGEFYASYEPLPDIHDLDENFQETILSDVKKTINDISSRFHSSEEFTRPIADMDSIDHIMGYVMPFMPIKISEKQDLLETVSLRERYLTFLYILNKQKENINLQIEVAKKVAEKVNKSHREAMLREQLKVIQEELNDNEDSVLGEVGYRERIDSSNMPEEVKKKALSELKKLDNGGSHNPENPVIRNYLDLLLDLPWMIDEKKNIDINEARSVLESNHNGLEKVKERIIQHLAVMKLKHEKQGSILLFTGPPGTGKTSLGKSIADALGRKYVRVSLGGVKDEAEIRGHRRTYVGALPGRIIQGMKKAGTKNPVFVLDEIDKLSSSYSGDPASALLEVLDPEQNGTFSDHYLEVPYDLSEVLFIATANSLATIPWPLLDRLEVIEISGYTKNEKLAIAKDHLLPSILEEHGLDADKLKVDDEALKLIIDKYTHEAGVRGLKKQLARTARFVSERIVSGKAELPYEVKVEMLKVILGKELVRQEEARKENVPGVVTGLAWTPVGGDILFIEGTFMPGKGKLTLTGQLGDVMKESAQISLSLARSRLANTVSGFDFIKSDIHIHVPSGATPKDGPSAGVTLFTALTSLITGKAVDPQLAMTGEITLSGAVLPVGGIKEKVLAAHRAGIKKVILPKENARDLEDVPEDARSELTFVTVQTIEDVLKEALDIDLPKPLVSNTGSSSLTPVQNI, encoded by the coding sequence ATGTATTCACAACAACCCAGCAATAACAAAGAAAGCATCGTGATACCCCTATTTGAGATGGTGATATATCCCCATAGCCGGACAAAGTTCCTTATAGAGAAGACTCTCGGAGAGAAACTTTTAACTGAGATGAATAACGGAGAGCCGGTGCACGCAATAGGATTGACAGTAAAGAGCGATAAAAGACCACCAGATATTTCTGAAGATGATCTGTATAGAACAGGGATCCTTTTCCACATAACGTCATTGCAGCCCGCAGACGAGGAATATCTGATCCATGTGAAATCTCTGCAGAGAGTAGAGACTTCTTCCCTGTACCTCAAGGACGGAGAGTTCTATGCCAGCTACGAACCATTGCCAGATATCCATGACCTTGATGAGAATTTCCAGGAAACTATACTGTCAGATGTGAAAAAGACCATAAATGATATCAGCAGCCGCTTCCATAGTTCAGAGGAGTTTACGCGTCCGATAGCAGATATGGATTCCATTGATCATATAATGGGTTATGTCATGCCATTTATGCCCATAAAGATATCAGAGAAACAGGATCTTCTGGAAACAGTTTCTTTACGTGAACGGTATCTTACCTTCCTTTACATACTAAACAAGCAGAAAGAGAACATCAACCTGCAGATAGAAGTAGCAAAGAAGGTTGCAGAGAAGGTCAATAAGTCACATAGGGAAGCGATGCTGCGAGAGCAGCTTAAGGTGATTCAGGAAGAGCTCAATGATAATGAAGACTCGGTCTTGGGTGAAGTAGGATACAGGGAAAGGATCGATAGTTCAAATATGCCTGAAGAGGTGAAAAAGAAAGCCCTTTCGGAGTTGAAGAAACTTGATAACGGTGGCAGCCATAACCCTGAAAACCCTGTGATAAGGAACTATCTGGATCTCTTGCTGGATCTGCCCTGGATGATAGACGAAAAAAAGAACATTGATATCAATGAAGCCCGCAGTGTGCTTGAAAGCAATCATAATGGACTTGAAAAAGTAAAAGAGAGGATAATCCAGCATCTGGCAGTGATGAAACTGAAACATGAGAAGCAGGGTTCTATTCTGCTCTTTACAGGACCGCCGGGAACAGGCAAGACCAGCCTTGGAAAGAGCATTGCAGATGCCCTGGGCAGGAAATATGTCCGGGTGAGCCTGGGCGGTGTCAAGGATGAAGCTGAGATAAGGGGTCACCGGAGGACTTACGTGGGAGCTCTGCCTGGAAGGATCATACAGGGCATGAAGAAGGCAGGCACGAAGAATCCCGTGTTCGTGCTTGACGAGATAGACAAGCTATCGTCTTCATATTCCGGAGACCCTGCAAGTGCGCTTCTGGAAGTCCTTGACCCTGAGCAGAACGGAACGTTCTCAGACCACTACCTGGAGGTCCCTTATGATCTGTCTGAGGTATTGTTCATAGCTACTGCCAACTCTCTGGCAACTATCCCATGGCCACTGCTTGACAGGTTGGAGGTCATAGAGATCTCAGGCTACACAAAGAATGAAAAGCTTGCAATTGCAAAAGATCATTTGCTGCCTTCTATACTGGAAGAGCACGGCCTTGATGCCGACAAGCTTAAGGTAGACGATGAAGCCCTGAAGCTCATCATTGATAAGTACACTCATGAAGCTGGTGTAAGGGGGCTTAAAAAACAGCTTGCAAGGACTGCGAGGTTCGTATCAGAGAGGATAGTGTCCGGAAAGGCTGAACTTCCTTATGAGGTGAAGGTTGAGATGCTCAAGGTGATCCTTGGAAAAGAGTTGGTCCGGCAGGAAGAAGCCAGGAAAGAGAATGTACCTGGTGTGGTTACAGGACTTGCCTGGACTCCTGTAGGAGGCGATATCCTTTTCATAGAGGGCACTTTCATGCCCGGAAAGGGTAAGCTCACTCTTACAGGCCAGCTTGGAGATGTGATGAAAGAGTCTGCTCAGATCTCTTTGAGCCTGGCAAGGTCAAGGCTTGCAAACACTGTGAGCGGCTTTGACTTTATAAAAAGCGATATTCACATACATGTGCCCTCAGGTGCGACCCCCAAGGATGGGCCTTCGGCAGGTGTGACCTTGTTCACTGCTCTTACATCCCTCATTACCGGCAAAGCGGTTGATCCGCAGCTTGCCATGACAGGAGAGATAACGCTCAGTGGAGCAGTGCTGCCTGTAGGAGGCATAAAGGAGAAAGTACTTGCTGCGCACAGAGCCGGTATAAAGAAGGTGATCCTGCCAAAAGAGAACGCAAGGGATCTTGAAGATGTGCCTGAAGATGCCAGGAGCGAACTCACGTTCGTGACAGTGCAGACCATAGAGGATGTGCTGAAAGAAGCTCTTGACATTGATCTGCCTAAGCCTCTTGTATCAAATACAGGAAGCAGCAGTTTAACACCCGTGCAGAATATTTAA
- a CDS encoding FmdE family protein — MINMSSECSTENTVKKIASFEDAVRFHGHVCPGLTIGYIAAKAAIEKLDAERDVDEELVTIVENDACGVDAVQVLTGCTIGKGNLIHQDHAKQVFTFICRDSGKAVRVALKASFNIDNIDPEVNKLRPKVMSGTATGEEKKEFSERMDGISQTMRNTPVEKMFDIRFVDAKIPQKARIFNSVQCAKCREMMAESRARVQNGEYVCIPCYEEYTRGW; from the coding sequence ATGATCAACATGTCATCCGAATGTTCAACTGAAAATACTGTGAAAAAGATTGCCTCTTTTGAGGATGCTGTAAGATTTCACGGGCACGTGTGCCCGGGGCTTACTATTGGTTATATAGCTGCCAAAGCTGCAATCGAAAAACTGGATGCAGAAAGAGATGTAGATGAAGAGCTAGTGACCATTGTGGAGAACGATGCGTGTGGAGTTGATGCAGTGCAGGTCCTTACAGGATGCACTATAGGTAAAGGTAATCTCATCCATCAGGACCATGCAAAACAGGTTTTTACTTTTATATGTAGGGACAGCGGAAAAGCTGTAAGGGTTGCCCTGAAGGCTAGTTTCAACATCGATAACATCGACCCCGAAGTGAACAAACTGCGTCCGAAAGTAATGTCCGGCACAGCCACAGGGGAAGAAAAAAAAGAATTCAGCGAGCGTATGGATGGCATATCCCAGACCATGAGGAACACGCCTGTAGAGAAAATGTTTGACATACGGTTCGTTGATGCCAAGATCCCTCAGAAAGCAAGGATATTCAACTCCGTCCAGTGTGCCAAATGTAGAGAAATGATGGCAGAATCCAGGGCAAGGGTGCAGAACGGGGAATACGTGTGCATACCATGCTATGAGGAATATACCAGAGGATGGTAA
- a CDS encoding MarR family winged helix-turn-helix transcriptional regulator produces MFPEKPKSIYVRQTLTNQKNRDTMERKEHLYVVFENLLKVKNECSCEIFSECGLSDITVKQVGYLKAIDEHEKVTFSRLARITRNSKPTITEMVNKFVKMECVYRERSADDGRIYYICLTEKGQMIARSEKNALLKLIEKMSDALDEHDMDTLIQILHKIQ; encoded by the coding sequence ATGTTTCCGGAAAAGCCAAAAAGTATATATGTTAGGCAAACCCTAACTAACCAGAAGAACAGGGATACAATGGAAAGAAAAGAGCATTTGTACGTAGTTTTTGAAAATTTATTGAAAGTTAAAAACGAGTGCTCTTGTGAGATCTTCTCTGAATGTGGCCTCTCGGATATTACTGTGAAACAGGTAGGATATCTAAAAGCCATTGATGAGCATGAAAAAGTAACATTCAGCAGGCTTGCCAGGATCACCCGGAACTCTAAGCCTACTATCACGGAGATGGTTAACAAATTTGTGAAAATGGAGTGTGTATACAGAGAAAGGTCTGCGGATGATGGCAGGATCTATTATATTTGTCTTACAGAAAAAGGACAGATGATAGCGCGTTCCGAAAAAAATGCTTTACTAAAACTCATAGAAAAAATGTCAGATGCATTGGATGAACACGATATGGACACTCTTATACAAATTCTTCACAAAATACAGTGA
- a CDS encoding ABC transporter ATP-binding protein, whose product MILEVDGVEFQYRSKEVLKDIEFHLKRNEILSILGPNGVGKTTLLKCMNAILKPKRGTILIEEEDVLKLEQIEIARRLGYVPQRCESARLTAFDAILLGRIPHMKWNLSTEDVMLVEATIRKLHLEELALRYIDELSGGEMQKVGIARAIAQNPKLLLLDEPTSSLDLKNQLEILNIIREVVKKENVSAIMTMHDLNLALRYSDKFLFLKHGTIFAAGSVEDITPEIIEEVYGVPVTIQNYNDVAVVIPTA is encoded by the coding sequence ATGATACTTGAAGTAGATGGTGTGGAATTCCAGTACAGGAGTAAAGAAGTCCTGAAAGACATAGAATTCCATCTGAAGAGAAATGAGATACTATCCATACTGGGACCTAACGGTGTCGGAAAGACCACTCTGTTAAAGTGCATGAACGCGATCCTCAAACCCAAAAGAGGCACGATACTTATCGAAGAAGAAGATGTGCTCAAACTGGAACAGATAGAGATAGCCCGGCGCCTGGGATATGTACCTCAGCGCTGTGAGTCTGCAAGGCTGACGGCTTTTGATGCCATTCTGCTGGGGAGAATACCGCATATGAAATGGAATCTCTCTACCGAAGATGTGATGCTTGTAGAAGCCACTATCAGGAAACTGCATCTTGAAGAACTGGCCTTGAGATACATTGATGAATTGAGTGGAGGAGAAATGCAAAAAGTAGGTATCGCCCGTGCAATAGCCCAGAACCCTAAACTGCTGCTGCTGGATGAACCCACAAGCAGCCTAGACTTGAAGAACCAGCTCGAAATACTCAATATTATAAGAGAGGTTGTCAAAAAAGAGAATGTGTCAGCCATAATGACAATGCATGATTTGAACCTTGCCCTCAGATACTCGGATAAGTTTCTCTTCCTTAAGCACGGCACTATATTTGCTGCTGGTAGTGTGGAAGACATTACACCGGAAATAATCGAAGAAGTATATGGAGTACCTGTAACTATCCAGAACTATAATGATGTGGCAGTAGTCATACCCACTGCCTGA
- a CDS encoding class I SAM-dependent methyltransferase produces the protein MADVKPSTESIPHLPEDYDTQVSKVIPYYFSLHQEVINLVKALPFTPAIWMDTGCGTGSLIAKALMEFPETRFLLLDPSEGMLKQAREKLSSCPAGRFKFLRPSSTQEFFQELEEIPDVITAIQCHHYLCAEDRMNATKVCYDLLKEGGAYITSENIRPLTEEGIMIEKQYLRNFQLSMGKTQEEADTHLARFDVAYFPITVEDHLRSLRKTGFRTVEILWYSYMQAAFYCIK, from the coding sequence ATGGCAGATGTAAAACCCTCTACTGAATCTATACCTCATCTACCAGAGGATTATGATACCCAAGTATCCAAAGTGATTCCTTATTACTTTTCACTTCATCAGGAAGTCATCAATCTTGTCAAAGCACTGCCATTCACACCTGCAATATGGATGGACACTGGCTGTGGGACGGGGTCTTTGATTGCAAAGGCATTGATGGAATTCCCAGAAACCAGGTTTTTGTTATTGGATCCGTCTGAAGGTATGCTTAAGCAAGCCCGGGAAAAACTATCTTCATGTCCTGCAGGAAGATTTAAATTCCTAAGACCTTCTTCCACACAGGAGTTTTTCCAGGAGCTTGAAGAAATACCCGATGTGATCACCGCTATCCAATGTCACCATTATCTTTGTGCTGAAGACAGAATGAACGCAACAAAAGTATGCTATGATCTATTAAAAGAAGGCGGAGCCTACATTACATCTGAGAATATCCGACCTCTCACAGAAGAAGGTATCATGATTGAGAAGCAATACTTGCGTAATTTCCAGTTGTCTATGGGAAAAACCCAGGAAGAAGCAGATACACACCTTGCAAGATTCGATGTAGCATACTTCCCGATAACAGTGGAAGACCATCTTAGATCATTGAGGAAAACTGGGTTCAGGACCGTGGAAATACTATGGTATTCCTATATGCAGGCTGCTTTTTATTGCATAAAGTGA
- a CDS encoding DUF362 domain-containing protein translates to MVVIVDRNLCTGCGQCIDTCPVEALSLGSDDIVVADADSCVDCGQCIDVCPVEALSLD, encoded by the coding sequence ATGGTAGTTATAGTTGATAGAAATCTTTGTACAGGATGCGGGCAATGTATTGATACCTGTCCCGTAGAAGCGCTTTCATTGGGTTCCGATGACATTGTGGTTGCTGATGCGGACTCATGTGTTGATTGTGGACAGTGCATAGACGTATGTCCTGTTGAAGCACTCTCACTGGACTGA
- a CDS encoding cobalamin B12-binding domain-containing protein: protein MLQEDKLLDMGYEALVQINENKVLEVAREWMDSEYDPMKLLSKLAEAMVEIGRKFDEKEYFLAQFILSSNIMENVTKMVLEEISGTGLVPENKGTIIMGTVRNDIHDLGKKIAASMLRVEGFNVVDLGKDLPAEIIVQKAAEHDADVIIASAMTTLSMSGLREIRELLESLTKRKRAKLLVSGAPVTQEYADAIGADAYAKTAADAVLATKRLMMR from the coding sequence ATGTTACAAGAAGATAAACTCCTGGATATGGGATATGAAGCCCTTGTACAGATCAATGAGAATAAGGTCCTGGAAGTTGCCAGAGAATGGATGGATAGTGAATATGATCCTATGAAGCTTCTGAGCAAATTAGCGGAGGCTATGGTGGAAATCGGCAGGAAATTCGATGAAAAGGAATATTTCCTTGCACAGTTTATTTTGTCTTCGAATATCATGGAAAATGTGACCAAAATGGTCCTTGAAGAAATTTCCGGAACCGGACTGGTACCCGAGAATAAAGGAACCATTATTATGGGAACTGTGAGGAATGACATACATGACCTTGGTAAGAAAATAGCTGCAAGCATGCTACGTGTAGAAGGTTTCAATGTGGTCGATCTGGGAAAAGACCTGCCTGCTGAAATAATAGTTCAGAAGGCAGCTGAACACGATGCTGATGTTATCATTGCATCCGCAATGACCACATTATCCATGTCCGGACTCAGGGAAATCAGAGAATTGCTGGAAAGTTTAACTAAAAGGAAGAGAGCTAAATTGCTGGTTAGCGGTGCCCCCGTTACTCAGGAATATGCAGATGCCATAGGAGCGGACGCATACGCAAAAACAGCTGCAGATGCAGTATTGGCCACTAAGAGACTGATGATGAGATAA
- a CDS encoding geranylgeranyl reductase family protein, producing the protein MIPEESYDIIVIGAGPAGSTAATYAAQRGMSVLLVDKKKDIGVPLQCGGFLPHVETLQELIPSAELPFTLEEYPSSCIHATTSFQRFIAPNGISKGFEVQGDALDRRRFDKHLASVAAKTGAHLLIATNVLEVNRTEVTMDGAFGRYEVQGKVIIGADGPNSIVAASNGMVREPDPMGTSTAFEYELSDVDVDKEAVEMYFGKDYVPGGYAWIISQGGDRANIGVGIREALFAEHMCARDYLNKFMCQHPIASEKLKEGNIISVISGLVPVGGAPRVTATKDTLIAGDAAGHLIATNGGGISTAMVGGKLAGESASDFLEGKCRLEEYDRRWRAQMGLEIRTAVHVRKLMDRLMLSDGLMNTAIKAISPAQMKAIQCGQLPDPVKKTLQRLNMGMG; encoded by the coding sequence ATGATCCCTGAAGAATCCTATGACATTATTGTAATAGGCGCCGGTCCTGCCGGTTCCACTGCCGCCACCTATGCAGCCCAGAGAGGTATGTCTGTCCTGTTAGTTGATAAGAAGAAAGATATCGGAGTGCCTCTGCAATGTGGTGGTTTTCTGCCCCATGTTGAGACACTGCAGGAGCTCATACCCAGTGCAGAACTACCCTTCACCCTTGAGGAATACCCTTCAAGCTGCATACATGCCACCACGTCTTTTCAACGATTTATAGCCCCAAATGGCATATCCAAAGGTTTTGAAGTACAGGGAGATGCTCTTGACAGGCGCAGGTTCGATAAACATCTTGCCTCAGTGGCTGCAAAAACAGGCGCACATCTATTGATCGCCACCAATGTGCTGGAAGTGAACAGGACAGAAGTGACAATGGACGGTGCATTCGGAAGATACGAAGTGCAGGGAAAGGTGATTATTGGAGCGGACGGGCCAAATTCCATAGTTGCTGCTTCAAATGGCATGGTAAGAGAACCCGACCCCATGGGAACAAGTACAGCTTTTGAATATGAGCTCTCTGATGTCGACGTGGATAAAGAAGCTGTGGAAATGTATTTTGGGAAAGACTATGTTCCCGGAGGCTATGCCTGGATAATTTCCCAGGGTGGTGACAGGGCAAATATTGGGGTGGGTATCCGGGAAGCTCTCTTTGCAGAACATATGTGTGCAAGGGATTATCTGAACAAGTTCATGTGCCAGCATCCCATTGCCAGTGAAAAATTAAAGGAAGGCAATATCATATCGGTCATTTCCGGACTCGTGCCGGTGGGAGGTGCACCCAGGGTCACGGCCACAAAAGATACTCTTATTGCAGGGGATGCCGCAGGTCATCTCATTGCCACTAACGGAGGAGGCATATCCACAGCCATGGTCGGAGGTAAGCTTGCGGGTGAATCTGCTTCCGATTTCCTGGAAGGGAAATGCAGACTTGAAGAATATGACAGAAGGTGGCGAGCCCAGATGGGACTGGAGATAAGGACTGCTGTGCACGTACGCAAATTAATGGACAGGCTCATGCTTTCGGATGGATTGATGAACACGGCCATCAAGGCCATCTCGCCTGCACAAATGAAAGCTATACAGTGTGGCCAGTTGCCTGATCCAGTGAAAAAGACCCTGCAACGATTAAATATGGGCATGGGCTGA
- a CDS encoding ferredoxin — protein sequence MADKTIKASENVPGPYYVDEECIACELCVNTAPDYFKMADDRPQAYVFKQPKTDEEKDLCEDALGVCPVDAIGNDG from the coding sequence ATGGCAGACAAAACCATTAAAGCATCTGAAAATGTTCCAGGTCCGTACTATGTAGATGAAGAGTGCATAGCATGTGAATTATGTGTAAACACAGCTCCGGATTATTTCAAAATGGCTGATGATAGGCCACAAGCATATGTTTTTAAACAACCCAAAACTGATGAGGAAAAAGATCTTTGTGAGGACGCATTAGGCGTTTGTCCTGTTGATGCCATAGGAAATGACGGATAA
- a CDS encoding TatD family nuclease-associated radical SAM protein yields MYLFVYGTLKREGVSHQLMESATFVCKTRTSQKYGLIDLGPFPGVLYDLRISLITGEIYNINTELLCKLDDHEGEWYFRSEVEMENGITAQMYFLKDIPSSMKNRSFVIPSGTWEDEMGENTRGVKERILYGKNDLAQGHKDTIAYEVHSNLYLNITNRCSARCTFCIRDISDVVYGYDLWLSREPTLEDMISHLSELDLDKYKEIVFTGFGEPTARLSVLLRITAWLHEQGIKVRLDTNGHAALINPDIDVVKELKQAGMAAVSVSLNAQTEELYEKLCRPVFSGSYQAMLTFARQCIAAGISTRMTVVKVPEIDIDACKKIAKDMGASFFAR; encoded by the coding sequence ATGTATCTTTTTGTGTATGGCACCTTAAAACGAGAAGGTGTAAGTCATCAGCTCATGGAAAGCGCAACTTTCGTATGCAAAACCCGTACTTCTCAAAAATATGGCCTGATAGATCTTGGTCCTTTCCCGGGAGTACTATATGACCTACGCATATCTTTAATTACTGGAGAAATATATAATATAAACACAGAGCTGTTATGCAAGCTCGATGACCATGAAGGCGAATGGTATTTCAGATCAGAAGTGGAAATGGAAAATGGTATCACTGCGCAGATGTACTTTCTGAAGGATATACCATCCTCTATGAAGAACAGAAGCTTTGTGATCCCTTCAGGTACATGGGAGGATGAAATGGGTGAAAATACTAGGGGAGTAAAAGAAAGGATCTTGTACGGTAAAAATGATCTTGCCCAGGGACATAAAGATACTATTGCCTATGAGGTACATAGTAACCTCTACCTTAACATCACTAACAGATGCAGTGCCAGATGCACTTTCTGCATAAGAGACATTTCAGACGTAGTTTATGGATATGATCTCTGGCTCTCAAGGGAACCTACACTGGAAGATATGATCAGTCACCTCAGTGAACTGGACCTTGATAAATATAAGGAAATTGTTTTTACAGGATTTGGTGAACCTACTGCCAGGCTGTCAGTCCTGCTCAGGATCACAGCATGGCTCCATGAGCAGGGAATAAAAGTGAGACTTGATACCAATGGGCATGCAGCATTGATCAATCCTGATATAGACGTTGTGAAAGAGCTTAAGCAAGCAGGAATGGCTGCTGTTTCCGTAAGTCTGAACGCACAAACCGAAGAACTATATGAGAAACTTTGCAGACCAGTATTCTCGGGATCATATCAGGCTATGCTCACTTTTGCCCGCCAGTGTATTGCTGCAGGCATCAGTACCAGGATGACCGTTGTAAAAGTGCCTGAGATCGACATAGATGCCTGCAAGAAAATAGCAAAGGACATGGGAGCAAGCTTCTTTGCAAGATGA
- a CDS encoding Pycsar system effector family protein, whose product MEDTIKDIFSNVNEWLKFAEEKNAALIAFNLASIFGAATIVTQNDTPIKPVVSIYLYSFIILSIVSLFFALFSFWPQTRIEEVLNRKIKHCFLFKKPVIEGNLIFYGDINNCDSEVYLFKLCESCSRNVKDCSQLELDYVNQIIVNSHITVRKYFYFKLALLFTIIALLSPILIPIIFLYNIINSLTMKQYKMIFIHLIMCILSLLVLKLICKYVIL is encoded by the coding sequence ATGGAAGATACTATTAAGGACATATTTTCAAACGTTAACGAGTGGTTAAAATTTGCAGAAGAAAAAAATGCTGCACTTATAGCCTTCAATTTGGCTTCAATCTTTGGAGCAGCTACAATAGTAACTCAAAACGATACTCCAATTAAACCAGTAGTTTCAATTTATCTCTATTCATTTATAATATTGAGCATAGTTTCACTATTTTTCGCTCTATTTTCTTTTTGGCCTCAAACGAGAATTGAGGAAGTATTAAATAGAAAAATAAAACATTGCTTTCTCTTTAAGAAGCCAGTGATTGAAGGAAATCTCATATTTTATGGTGATATAAACAACTGTGATTCAGAGGTTTATTTATTTAAACTATGTGAATCTTGCAGTAGGAATGTAAAGGATTGTTCACAATTAGAATTAGACTACGTAAACCAAATAATTGTAAATTCTCATATCACTGTTAGAAAATATTTTTATTTTAAACTTGCTCTTCTTTTCACTATAATAGCTTTATTGAGCCCTATATTAATTCCGATAATATTTCTATATAATATTATCAACTCCCTAACAATGAAGCAATATAAAATGATTTTTATTCATCTAATCATGTGTATCCTATCACTTCTAGTTTTGAAGTTAATCTGTAAGTATGTGATATTATGA
- a CDS encoding class I SAM-dependent methyltransferase, translated as MEYGKIDWNDVWKELMTTQQRLDKTGDKNTHWNKKENAERFWKRSQTNSERTDSTLSEISLTPESRVLDIGSGPGRLSIPIAKKVSHVTAVEPAAGMMDVLKENMKAQGINNIHCVSKRWEDLDVKADLDAPYDVVIASFSLGMPDIREAIQKMEQASSKYIYLYWFAGITPWEEHSISLWPSLYGTNYVPGPKCDVLYNVLYNMGIFPDVHVFSMDYTNYFSSVDEAMDFYRDRYVIETQTQASILRDHLKSILVQENGQLVEKGTSTRVRISWEKK; from the coding sequence ATGGAATACGGAAAAATTGACTGGAATGATGTATGGAAAGAACTCATGACCACTCAGCAAAGACTTGATAAGACAGGCGATAAGAACACACACTGGAACAAAAAGGAAAACGCAGAACGTTTCTGGAAGAGATCACAGACAAACTCTGAAAGAACAGATTCAACACTCAGCGAAATTTCGCTAACTCCTGAATCAAGAGTGCTTGATATCGGATCTGGCCCTGGAAGGCTTTCCATCCCCATTGCAAAGAAAGTCTCCCATGTAACTGCTGTAGAGCCTGCAGCCGGAATGATGGATGTCTTAAAGGAAAATATGAAAGCTCAGGGAATAAATAACATACATTGCGTGAGCAAGCGCTGGGAGGATCTGGATGTTAAGGCTGACCTCGATGCTCCGTATGATGTGGTCATCGCCTCGTTCTCCCTGGGAATGCCCGATATAAGGGAAGCTATACAAAAGATGGAGCAGGCTTCTTCAAAATATATATACCTGTACTGGTTCGCAGGGATCACTCCCTGGGAAGAGCATTCAATTTCCCTGTGGCCTTCTCTTTACGGCACGAATTATGTTCCGGGCCCCAAATGTGATGTGCTGTACAATGTATTGTACAATATGGGGATATTTCCTGATGTGCATGTCTTTTCCATGGACTATACCAACTATTTTTCTTCCGTGGATGAGGCAATGGATTTTTACAGGGATAGGTATGTGATAGAAACACAGACACAGGCAAGTATCCTTCGTGATCATCTGAAGAGCATTCTTGTGCAGGAAAATGGTCAGCTGGTCGAAAAGGGAACTTCTACCCGTGTTCGGATAAGCTGGGAAAAGAAGTGA
- a CDS encoding iron chaperone yields MPKSLSKGIIDNVSGPKSVDAYLAGVPEDARATLIKLRKIIQATAPNATEGISYHIPTFKYKGPLVAFAAFPAHCSFYVMSPAVMEAHRDELRSYDTAKGTIRFPVNKPLPASLVKKLVKARIEENEKA; encoded by the coding sequence ATGCCTAAATCCCTTTCAAAAGGTATTATCGATAACGTTTCTGGGCCCAAGTCTGTGGATGCCTATCTTGCTGGCGTTCCGGAAGATGCGCGTGCTACGCTGATAAAGCTGCGTAAGATTATCCAGGCAACAGCGCCCAATGCAACAGAGGGCATTAGTTACCACATACCTACCTTCAAGTACAAAGGTCCACTTGTAGCCTTTGCTGCCTTCCCTGCACACTGCAGTTTTTATGTAATGAGCCCGGCAGTCATGGAAGCTCACAGGGATGAGCTCAGATCCTATGATACTGCCAAGGGCACTATCCGCTTTCCTGTCAATAAACCTCTTCCTGCCTCGCTTGTGAAAAAGCTTGTAAAGGCACGTATCGAGGAGAACGAGAAAGCTTAA
- a CDS encoding 4Fe-4S dicluster domain-containing protein, with the protein MFIAVYKNKCTGCGLCVITCQNQVLTIEDGSCRAVRTEDCRYCMDCVASCDFDAIKVYV; encoded by the coding sequence ATGTTCATAGCAGTGTATAAAAACAAGTGTACAGGCTGCGGCTTATGCGTCATTACATGCCAGAATCAAGTACTGACCATCGAAGATGGATCGTGCAGAGCTGTAAGGACGGAGGATTGCAGGTATTGTATGGATTGTGTGGCTTCGTGTGATTTCGATGCTATAAAGGTGTATGTCTGA